One Paenibacillus riograndensis SBR5 DNA segment encodes these proteins:
- the nifK gene encoding nitrogenase molybdenum-iron protein subunit beta codes for MSRDRLEIPDYNSLFSEERYVQQRANKKQFEAPCSEQDTAEALAYSKSAEYMQKNFDRKAVVINPHKACQPLGSVMAALGFEKTLPFVHGSQGCNSYFRSHLSRHFKEPTPAVSSSMTEDAAVFGGMNNLIDGLENSIALYKPEMIALCTTCMAEVIGDDLSSFIGNARIKGAITEDFPVAFCNTPSFVGSHITGYDSMLKGILSYLYERSGVQANPGSGEEAGEKLNVMLGFEPYTGNFAEIRKILEAFDTKYTLLGDHSGNYDSPATGEYEYYYGGTKLADVPLAANALGTLSLQKYTLKKTQDFISGTWNQQLTALSTPLGITGTDKLLDAVSELTGLPVPASLMEERGRVVDALTDSHPYLHGKRVALVGDPDLLIGLIGFCLEIGMEPVHIVCSNGDVDFNEVKFKDEAEALLASSPYGSEAALYIGNDLWHMRSLLINDPVDLAIGSSHLKFAAKDAGVPLVRVGFPILDRHHMHRYPIIGYQGTLNLLSLLVNTVLDELDRNNSGFNYDLVR; via the coding sequence ATGAGCAGGGACAGACTGGAAATTCCAGACTACAACTCATTATTCTCCGAAGAACGCTACGTTCAGCAGCGGGCAAACAAAAAGCAGTTTGAAGCACCCTGCAGCGAACAGGATACAGCAGAAGCACTCGCCTACTCCAAATCCGCAGAATATATGCAAAAAAACTTTGACCGCAAAGCTGTGGTCATCAACCCTCATAAAGCCTGCCAGCCGCTGGGTTCAGTGATGGCTGCGCTTGGCTTCGAGAAAACCCTGCCGTTCGTTCATGGCTCACAGGGCTGCAACTCTTATTTCCGCAGTCATCTCAGCCGGCACTTCAAAGAGCCTACGCCTGCCGTCTCTTCTTCGATGACCGAGGACGCGGCGGTATTCGGCGGGATGAACAATCTGATCGACGGCCTGGAGAACAGCATCGCATTGTATAAGCCGGAGATGATTGCTCTCTGTACTACCTGCATGGCTGAAGTCATCGGCGATGACCTGTCTTCTTTTATCGGCAATGCCCGGATCAAGGGAGCCATTACAGAAGATTTCCCGGTAGCCTTCTGCAACACGCCAAGCTTTGTCGGTTCGCATATTACAGGTTATGATTCCATGCTGAAAGGCATTTTGAGCTACCTGTATGAACGCTCAGGGGTTCAGGCTAACCCTGGAAGCGGCGAAGAGGCGGGCGAGAAGCTGAATGTGATGCTTGGGTTTGAGCCTTACACCGGCAACTTTGCTGAAATCCGCAAAATACTCGAGGCCTTCGATACCAAATATACGCTTCTGGGAGATCACAGCGGCAACTATGACTCTCCGGCCACAGGCGAGTATGAATATTACTACGGCGGCACGAAGCTCGCTGATGTGCCTCTGGCAGCCAATGCTCTCGGTACATTGTCACTGCAGAAATACACATTGAAGAAAACACAGGATTTCATCAGCGGCACCTGGAACCAGCAGCTCACTGCATTGTCCACACCGCTGGGGATTACTGGCACGGATAAGCTGCTGGATGCCGTCAGTGAGCTGACAGGCCTTCCCGTTCCGGCTTCTCTTATGGAAGAACGCGGCCGCGTAGTGGATGCCCTGACGGACAGCCATCCTTATCTGCACGGCAAACGGGTTGCGCTCGTAGGCGATCCGGACCTGTTGATCGGACTTATCGGATTCTGCCTGGAGATTGGCATGGAGCCGGTTCATATCGTCTGCTCCAATGGCGATGTCGATTTTAATGAAGTGAAATTCAAGGACGAAGCAGAAGCGCTTCTGGCTTCCAGTCCTTACGGTTCCGAAGCGGCTCTGTACATCGGCAATGACCTGTGGCATATGCGTTCGCTGCTGATCAACGATCCGGTTGACCTGGCGATCGGCAGCTCGCATCTGAAATTTGCCGCCAAAGATGCGGGCGTGCCCCTGGTTCGCGTAGGCTTCCCGATTCTGGACCGTCATCATATGCACCGTTATCCGATCATCGGCTATCAGGGCACGCTGAACCTGTTGAGCTTGCTCGTGAATACGGTCCTTGATGAGCTTGACCGCAACAACTCCGGCTTTAACTATGATTTGGTGCGGTGA
- a CDS encoding glycoside hydrolase family 13 protein — MNPKWWKESVVYQIYPISFMDSNGDGIGDLRGIMSKLDYLQDLGVDVIWICPIYKSPNHDNGYDISDYCDIMKEFGTMDDFDRLLRELHSRGMKLMMDLVLNHTSHQHPWFIESRSSKDNPKRDYYIWRKGKNGGPPNNWESYFSGSVWELDPKTDEYYLHLYSKFQPDLNWENPAVIDKLHEMVQWWLKKGVDGFRFDAIAHIVKKGGYPDALNPHGTATVRAYDMFSNLEHVHTLLRNLNDQVLYFYDIMTVGETSGLGPEQALDYVGDGRRELNMTFQFEHMNLDCAAPGGGKWDTVPWSLLELKKIISNWQTVLHGKGWNANYLCNHDQPRSVSRFGNDLYYRIPSAKMLATFIHMLEGTPYIYQGEELGMTNAGFESIDDYRDVETLNYYEEKRTNGVPEADIMAAIHKKSRDNARTPMQWDDGENGGFTTGVPWIRVNSNSREINAASAVRDPDSIYHYYKKLIELRKKHQVIVYGDYTLLLKEHPEIYAYTRTLEEERLLVILNFFEREPVFELPEDFQPEKLELLISNYTPNKEEDLQSLKLRPYEARVYLQRQSQVR, encoded by the coding sequence GTGAATCCAAAATGGTGGAAGGAAAGTGTCGTATACCAGATTTATCCGATCAGTTTCATGGATAGTAACGGTGACGGGATTGGAGATCTGCGCGGGATTATGTCCAAGCTGGATTATTTGCAAGATCTGGGCGTGGATGTGATCTGGATCTGCCCGATTTATAAATCTCCAAATCATGACAACGGCTATGATATCAGTGATTATTGCGACATTATGAAGGAATTCGGGACGATGGATGATTTTGACCGGCTGCTGCGGGAGCTGCACTCGCGCGGGATGAAGCTGATGATGGATCTGGTGCTGAACCATACGTCCCATCAGCATCCCTGGTTTATTGAATCCAGAAGCTCGAAGGATAATCCCAAACGGGATTATTACATCTGGAGAAAAGGCAAAAACGGCGGTCCGCCGAATAACTGGGAGTCCTATTTCAGCGGTTCGGTCTGGGAGCTTGATCCCAAGACGGATGAATATTATCTGCATCTCTATTCTAAATTCCAGCCGGATCTGAACTGGGAAAACCCCGCCGTGATTGACAAGCTGCATGAAATGGTGCAGTGGTGGCTGAAAAAAGGGGTCGACGGCTTCCGGTTTGATGCAATCGCCCATATTGTGAAAAAAGGCGGATATCCCGACGCCTTGAATCCCCATGGAACGGCAACGGTGCGGGCGTATGATATGTTCTCCAATCTGGAGCATGTGCACACGCTGCTGCGCAACCTGAACGATCAGGTGCTCTACTTTTACGATATCATGACGGTCGGCGAAACCTCGGGTCTGGGCCCGGAGCAGGCCCTGGATTATGTCGGGGATGGACGCCGCGAGCTGAATATGACCTTTCAATTCGAGCATATGAATCTGGATTGCGCAGCTCCCGGCGGGGGAAAATGGGATACGGTACCCTGGAGCCTCCTGGAGCTTAAGAAGATTATCAGCAATTGGCAGACGGTCCTGCACGGGAAAGGCTGGAACGCCAACTATTTGTGCAACCATGACCAGCCGCGCTCGGTATCACGGTTCGGCAACGATCTGTATTACCGCATCCCCTCGGCCAAAATGCTGGCTACCTTCATTCACATGCTGGAGGGAACGCCTTATATCTATCAGGGTGAGGAGCTCGGGATGACGAATGCGGGTTTTGAGTCGATTGATGATTACCGGGATGTGGAGACGCTGAATTATTATGAAGAAAAACGTACGAATGGCGTTCCCGAAGCCGACATCATGGCCGCGATCCACAAAAAAAGCCGGGACAATGCCCGCACGCCGATGCAGTGGGACGATGGGGAGAACGGCGGATTTACAACAGGCGTGCCATGGATCCGTGTGAACTCCAATTCCAGGGAGATCAATGCAGCGAGCGCGGTGAGGGACCCGGATTCGATCTATCATTACTACAAGAAGCTGATTGAGCTGCGAAAAAAACATCAGGTCATTGTCTACGGCGACTATACCCTGCTGCTGAAAGAGCATCCGGAAATTTATGCGTATACCCGCACGCTGGAGGAGGAGCGGCTGCTGGTAATCCTGAATTTTTTTGAGCGGGAGCCGGTATTTGAGCTGCCGGAGGATTTTCAGCCGGAGAAGCTGGAGCTGCTGATTTCCAATTACACGCCGAATAAAGAGGAAGACCTGCAGAGTCTGAAGCTCAGGCCTTATGAAGCGAGAGTCTATTTGCAGCGGCAGAGCCAGGTAAGATGA
- a CDS encoding HesA/MoeB/ThiF family protein: protein MEQLAGGLELERYARQLKLLGEEGQRALKEATVMVAGIGGLGGTAALYLAAAGVGRLILAHEGIVVPPDLNRQILMDTDHLGMERMSTAIAQLKRLNPHVEIEGHNARIEIPLARPWVQDADIVIDARYDFPERYALNRLCVDTGTPMVEAAMYGFEISLTTVVPGVTPCLECLYPDVAPLWEPLGFPVLGATSGIAGCLAALEAVKWITGVGTTYAGVMHRFSSLDFACYSVHISRNPKCACCGEGGTP, encoded by the coding sequence ATGGAGCAGCTTGCCGGAGGTTTGGAACTGGAACGGTATGCCCGGCAGCTTAAGCTGCTCGGAGAAGAAGGGCAAAGGGCGCTGAAGGAAGCGACGGTGATGGTGGCCGGAATTGGCGGGCTGGGAGGAACGGCTGCGTTGTATCTGGCTGCGGCGGGTGTCGGCAGGCTTATTTTGGCCCATGAAGGGATTGTTGTCCCGCCTGATCTGAACCGGCAGATTCTGATGGATACAGATCACCTGGGGATGGAACGCATGAGTACAGCGATTGCCCAGCTGAAGCGTCTGAACCCGCATGTCGAAATTGAGGGCCACAATGCCAGAATTGAAATTCCTCTTGCCCGGCCCTGGGTGCAGGACGCTGATATTGTGATTGACGCCCGTTATGACTTTCCCGAGCGATATGCGCTGAACCGTCTGTGTGTAGATACCGGAACGCCTATGGTGGAAGCTGCTATGTATGGTTTTGAGATTTCCCTCACGACGGTTGTTCCCGGTGTAACCCCCTGCCTGGAATGCCTGTACCCGGATGTGGCACCCCTGTGGGAGCCGCTTGGGTTTCCAGTTCTGGGAGCCACCTCCGGAATTGCGGGTTGTCTGGCTGCGCTGGAAGCCGTAAAATGGATTACAGGGGTAGGGACAACTTATGCGGGCGTAATGCATCGCTTCAGCTCACTCGACTTCGCCTGTTACAGCGTCCATATTTCCCGTAATCCGAAATGCGCTTGCTGCGGAGAAGGAGGTACACCGTGA
- the nifN gene encoding nitrogenase iron-molybdenum cofactor biosynthesis protein NifN has translation MTVNRRRKPASVNPIKTGQSLGAVLALQGCYRAMPLLHGSQGCSAFPKALLTRHFREPIAVQTSALQEMDVIFDANRNLEEALNLVLSKHRPDIIGIIGTELTDVAGVDYQSMLKSYKRERNMRGGLAFSVVLPDFRGSLESGFSAAVESMIDEMIQQVGHRGSRSVNTRQITLLPGSFLTPADVMELKEMISSFGFEVIALPDISTSLSGHLLTGFSPLTRGGVPLDSMLQSLQSGLTIAIGGSMERPARRLHNALGTPYKVFTHAMGLKASDELLHFLHQISGEPVPLRYCWQRENLLDSMLDAHFQFAGMSAIAALEPDHLCSVSGWLEELGVEQKALIASYETPLVAGMEREVWIGDLDDAEVLGKGADLWISNSHGIAGAQRIAAAFMPAGFPVWNELGAYMSVSVGYRGAMEWSNKAGNLLMQREAGHRESSVRHR, from the coding sequence ATGACCGTTAACCGGAGAAGGAAGCCGGCTTCGGTCAATCCGATCAAGACCGGCCAGTCGCTCGGCGCCGTACTGGCCCTGCAGGGCTGCTACCGTGCCATGCCTCTGCTGCACGGCTCACAGGGCTGTTCCGCTTTTCCCAAGGCGCTGCTGACCCGGCATTTCCGTGAGCCGATTGCTGTACAGACCTCCGCCCTGCAGGAGATGGACGTGATCTTCGATGCCAACCGCAATCTGGAGGAGGCCCTTAATCTGGTGCTTAGCAAGCACCGCCCCGATATCATCGGGATCATCGGAACGGAACTGACCGATGTCGCCGGGGTGGATTACCAGAGCATGCTCAAGTCCTACAAGCGGGAGCGGAATATGCGCGGGGGGCTTGCCTTTTCCGTGGTGCTGCCGGACTTCCGGGGCTCGCTGGAATCGGGCTTCAGCGCAGCGGTGGAGTCGATGATCGATGAAATGATCCAGCAGGTGGGCCACCGGGGTTCGAGAAGTGTGAATACCCGGCAGATTACGCTGCTGCCCGGATCTTTTTTGACACCTGCCGATGTGATGGAGCTGAAGGAGATGATTTCTTCCTTCGGGTTCGAGGTGATCGCGCTGCCGGATATCTCGACCTCCTTGTCAGGACATTTGCTGACCGGGTTCTCCCCGCTGACCCGGGGCGGTGTGCCGCTGGATTCCATGCTGCAGAGCCTGCAGTCCGGGCTTACGATCGCCATCGGCGGTAGCATGGAGCGTCCGGCAAGAAGACTTCATAATGCGCTGGGCACCCCCTATAAGGTATTTACGCATGCGATGGGGCTGAAGGCTTCCGACGAGCTGCTGCATTTTCTGCATCAGATCAGCGGAGAGCCGGTACCGCTGCGTTATTGCTGGCAGCGCGAGAATCTGCTCGACAGCATGCTTGACGCGCATTTCCAGTTTGCGGGGATGTCTGCCATCGCGGCACTGGAGCCGGATCATCTCTGCTCGGTCTCGGGTTGGCTTGAGGAGCTGGGGGTGGAGCAGAAGGCGCTGATTGCCTCCTATGAAACACCGCTGGTTGCAGGGATGGAGCGCGAGGTGTGGATAGGGGATCTGGATGATGCCGAAGTGCTGGGCAAGGGGGCTGATCTGTGGATCAGCAATTCGCATGGCATCGCCGGAGCGCAGCGGATTGCTGCTGCATTTATGCCGGCCGGGTTCCCGGTATGGAATGAGCTGGGCGCATATATGTCTGTCTCCGTAGGATACAGAGGCGCTATGGAGTGGAGCAACAAGGCAGGGAATTTGTTAATGCAGAGGGAGGCTGGGCACCGTGAAAGTAGCGTTCGCCACAGATGA
- a CDS encoding DUF269 domain-containing protein: protein MEPLADGKMAVQAGPAREGAAVKPRRKVVKELDQGTADAFVRRLCNLLDTADFFGRHASLSPQEKIAKLFLASAEDKNKSDFNCAVSPKVRQQVPILFQAIAGVMEEKSGAMVQSTAEINVEGFGRGLLYTGRVILVLKSLRAGAPFPFTSEEKTIRYGVECVEEGLAFLEKYKEMTACHGLLSLEG from the coding sequence ATGGAACCATTGGCTGATGGAAAGATGGCAGTTCAAGCCGGGCCTGCCCGGGAGGGGGCGGCGGTGAAGCCCCGCCGCAAAGTTGTAAAGGAGCTGGATCAGGGTACGGCGGATGCTTTTGTCCGCCGTTTGTGTAATCTGCTCGATACGGCGGATTTCTTCGGACGGCATGCTTCGCTGTCTCCGCAGGAGAAGATCGCCAAGCTGTTCCTGGCTTCCGCCGAGGACAAGAATAAATCGGACTTCAACTGTGCCGTATCTCCGAAGGTCCGCCAGCAGGTTCCGATTTTGTTCCAGGCTATCGCCGGAGTCATGGAAGAGAAGAGCGGAGCGATGGTGCAAAGCACCGCTGAGATTAATGTGGAGGGTTTTGGACGGGGGCTGCTGTATACCGGGCGCGTGATTTTGGTGCTGAAGAGCCTGCGGGCCGGTGCCCCTTTCCCGTTCACTTCAGAGGAGAAGACCATCCGCTACGGGGTGGAATGCGTCGAGGAGGGGCTGGCTTTTTTGGAGAAATATAAGGAAATGACCGCATGCCACGGGTTGCTCAGCCTTGAAGGATAA
- the nifX gene encoding nitrogen fixation protein NifX: protein MKVAFATDDGSRVNAHFGQSPMFAVYNVTKNGGELVELRKLPAVLNQDEAGKIDCRLTAVEDCTLIFIMQIGASAAARVTRRRIMPVKVPFGSPIDEQVKRLVEMLQGKPPMWLAKVLRAEEEDTVKGEEADGTIG, encoded by the coding sequence GTGAAAGTAGCGTTCGCCACAGATGATGGAAGCCGTGTGAATGCCCATTTCGGGCAAAGCCCAATGTTCGCTGTATATAATGTGACCAAAAATGGCGGTGAACTGGTAGAGCTGCGCAAGCTGCCGGCTGTTCTGAATCAGGATGAAGCCGGTAAAATTGACTGCCGCCTGACGGCGGTAGAAGATTGCACGCTGATCTTCATCATGCAGATAGGCGCTTCAGCCGCCGCGCGGGTGACACGCCGCAGGATTATGCCGGTTAAGGTTCCATTCGGCAGCCCGATTGATGAGCAGGTGAAACGTCTGGTTGAGATGCTTCAGGGCAAGCCGCCGATGTGGCTGGCCAAAGTGCTGCGTGCGGAAGAAGAAGACACGGTGAAAGGGGAGGAAGCGGATGGAACCATTGGCTGA
- the tnpA gene encoding IS200/IS605 family transposase → MANKSYSLAHTKWMCKYHIVFTPKYRRKEIYNQVRKDLIEIFKRLCKYKGVDIIEGHMMPDHVHMLVVIPPKISVSSFMGYLKGKSSLMIFEKHASLKYKYGNRKFWAEGYYVSTVGLNEATVAKYIREQEAHDQAIDKLSVKEYEDPFSRNSSKKK, encoded by the coding sequence ATGGCAAACAAGAGCTACAGTTTGGCTCACACAAAGTGGATGTGCAAATACCACATTGTATTCACCCCGAAGTATAGACGGAAAGAGATCTATAATCAAGTGAGAAAAGACTTGATCGAAATCTTCAAACGTTTATGTAAATACAAGGGAGTTGATATTATCGAAGGTCACATGATGCCAGATCATGTACATATGCTCGTAGTGATCCCACCCAAAATCTCAGTATCCTCGTTTATGGGCTATCTGAAGGGGAAGAGCTCCCTGATGATATTTGAGAAGCATGCCAGCTTAAAGTATAAGTATGGCAATCGCAAATTTTGGGCGGAGGGATACTACGTCAGCACGGTAGGCCTAAATGAAGCCACAGTAGCAAAATATATACGTGAACAAGAAGCACATGACCAAGCGATTGATAAATTGAGTGTGAAAGAATACGAAGACCCGTTCAGTAGAAACAGTAGCAAGAAGAAGTAA
- a CDS encoding homocitrate synthase/isopropylmalate synthase family protein has protein sequence MKSLKLCDTTLRDGEQAAGVSFTRTEKLEIAKLLSECGVEQAEVGIPAMGTREQEDIAAIAELNLPMKLMTWNRSLPGDIDKARATGVNWSHVSIPVSEIQLQGKLGLSTDEGLNKLLGAAEYALSLGMTVSVGMEDSSRADMGFLIRLVNSLHREGICRFRYADTVSAHHPGQIAERVSTLLGEVPGDVELEVHCHNDFGLACANTLSGIAAGAAWASTTVAGIGERTGNAAMEEVVMAWHHLYGGDSSVRFDLLKGLADKVIAASGRSVGDAKPIVGQLAFTHESGIHVDGLMKERATYQTFDPSEVGRSHRFVLGKHSGTGGVAHVLEQLGLAITPDTAGRLLVRVREYAESHKGTVPEYMLVQWLMEEQQRAQNVV, from the coding sequence GTGAAAAGTCTCAAGCTATGTGACACGACACTGCGGGATGGCGAACAGGCGGCTGGAGTATCATTCACGAGGACGGAAAAGCTGGAAATCGCAAAGTTGCTGTCGGAGTGCGGAGTGGAGCAAGCAGAGGTAGGGATTCCTGCTATGGGTACGCGGGAGCAGGAGGATATTGCGGCGATTGCCGAATTGAATCTCCCGATGAAGCTGATGACCTGGAACCGCTCGCTGCCGGGGGATATCGACAAGGCGCGGGCGACGGGAGTCAACTGGAGCCATGTGTCCATTCCTGTTTCGGAGATTCAGCTGCAAGGCAAGCTGGGGCTCTCAACGGATGAGGGACTGAACAAACTGCTGGGTGCGGCGGAGTACGCCCTTTCGCTGGGCATGACGGTATCGGTGGGCATGGAGGATTCATCAAGGGCCGATATGGGTTTTCTGATCCGGCTGGTGAATTCGCTGCACCGGGAAGGCATCTGCAGGTTCCGGTATGCGGATACTGTGTCGGCGCATCATCCGGGACAGATTGCCGAGCGGGTAAGCACGCTGCTCGGTGAAGTTCCCGGTGATGTCGAGCTGGAGGTGCACTGCCATAACGATTTTGGCCTGGCATGTGCAAATACGCTGAGCGGCATTGCTGCAGGCGCTGCCTGGGCCAGCACCACGGTTGCCGGGATCGGAGAACGCACCGGCAACGCAGCCATGGAGGAAGTAGTGATGGCCTGGCACCACCTTTACGGCGGGGATAGCAGCGTAAGATTTGATCTGCTCAAAGGTTTGGCGGACAAGGTGATTGCCGCTTCCGGCCGCAGCGTGGGCGATGCCAAGCCGATCGTGGGCCAGCTGGCTTTTACCCATGAGTCGGGAATCCACGTGGATGGGCTGATGAAGGAGAGAGCTACCTATCAGACCTTTGATCCCTCGGAGGTAGGCCGGAGCCACCGTTTTGTACTGGGCAAGCATTCCGGCACCGGCGGCGTGGCGCATGTGCTGGAGCAGTTGGGCCTGGCAATCACACCTGACACCGCAGGGCGTCTGCTGGTGCGGGTCCGCGAATATGCCGAGTCCCACAAAGGCACGGTTCCTGAGTATATGCTGGTGCAGTGGCTGATGGAAGAGCAGCAGCGGGCACAAAATGTGGTTTAG
- the nifE gene encoding nitrogenase iron-molybdenum cofactor biosynthesis protein NifE, protein MDPVRKDEFDSGACGSLAPKVRPCPRPKPGEAAGGCSFDGAQVTLLPIMDAAHLVHGPIACAGNSWESRGTLSSGPSLSQYGFATDLTDSDIIFGGEKKLKDSIDYIAGRFAPPAIFVYSTCVTALTGEDMDAVCKTAAERLGIPVIPVNSPGFVGSKNLGNRLAGDALLQYVIGTGEPSPDMPMGINLIGEYNIAGEMWDIEKLMNSAGISVTSRITGDARYKEVTWAHRAKVNMVVCSRALLGLAREMESRYGIPYFEGSFYGAKETTYSLRQMAYLMNDRDMERRVDRLTEREEARLSQELRPYRKILKGKKAVLYTGGVKSWSVISALKELGVQVVGVGTNKSTEDDVRRIADRVGDDTEYIPEGGAGRILKTVRERKADIMIAGGRNMYVAMKEQIPFIDINQERHKAYAGYEGLLRLAKELTYSLANPIWKLAAGPAPWDKEAPPYDR, encoded by the coding sequence ATGGACCCTGTTCGAAAAGACGAATTTGATTCCGGGGCTTGCGGGAGCCTGGCCCCGAAAGTACGGCCCTGTCCACGGCCCAAACCGGGCGAAGCGGCTGGAGGCTGCTCCTTCGACGGAGCCCAAGTTACACTGCTGCCGATTATGGACGCTGCGCATCTTGTCCATGGTCCGATTGCCTGTGCCGGGAACAGCTGGGAGAGCAGGGGGACCCTGTCCAGCGGGCCTTCCCTGTCCCAATATGGCTTTGCTACGGATCTGACCGATTCTGATATTATTTTTGGCGGAGAAAAGAAACTGAAGGACAGTATTGACTATATTGCCGGGCGCTTTGCGCCTCCGGCAATATTTGTCTATTCAACCTGTGTGACTGCCCTGACCGGTGAAGACATGGATGCCGTCTGCAAGACGGCTGCGGAGCGGCTCGGTATTCCGGTCATCCCGGTGAACAGCCCCGGATTTGTCGGAAGCAAAAATCTCGGCAACCGGCTGGCCGGGGATGCGCTGCTCCAGTATGTCATTGGTACGGGGGAGCCCTCCCCCGATATGCCCATGGGGATCAATCTTATCGGCGAATACAATATTGCCGGCGAGATGTGGGATATCGAGAAGCTGATGAACAGTGCCGGTATTTCAGTAACCTCACGGATAACAGGAGATGCCCGCTACAAGGAGGTCACCTGGGCGCACCGCGCCAAGGTGAACATGGTTGTCTGCAGCCGGGCCTTGCTTGGACTCGCCAGGGAAATGGAGTCCAGATACGGCATCCCCTATTTCGAAGGCTCTTTTTACGGGGCCAAGGAGACGACGTATTCGCTGCGGCAAATGGCCTATCTGATGAATGACCGGGATATGGAGCGCCGGGTAGACCGGCTAACCGAGCGTGAAGAAGCCCGGCTCAGCCAGGAGCTGCGTCCTTACCGCAAAATTCTGAAAGGAAAGAAAGCGGTGCTCTATACCGGCGGCGTCAAAAGCTGGTCGGTCATTTCAGCATTGAAGGAGCTGGGCGTTCAGGTGGTGGGCGTTGGAACAAACAAAAGCACAGAGGATGATGTCCGGCGGATCGCTGACCGTGTAGGTGACGATACCGAATATATTCCCGAGGGCGGTGCCGGCCGCATCCTCAAGACGGTGCGGGAACGCAAAGCGGATATTATGATCGCGGGCGGCCGCAATATGTATGTTGCGATGAAGGAACAGATTCCGTTCATTGATATCAACCAGGAGCGGCATAAGGCATATGCGGGCTATGAAGGACTTCTGCGGCTCGCCAAGGAACTGACCTATTCGCTGGCTAATCCGATTTGGAAGCTGGCTGCCGGCCCGGCTCCGTGGGATAAGGAGGCGCCTCCCTATGACCGTTAA